A region from the Coturnix japonica isolate 7356 chromosome 28, Coturnix japonica 2.1, whole genome shotgun sequence genome encodes:
- the PLPP2 gene encoding phospholipid phosphatase 2: MERRKVFVVLDVLCVVVASLPFVILTLVNSPYKRGFYCNDDSIRYPYKADTITHGLMAGVTITCTVLIISSGEAYLVYTERLYSKSEYNNYLAALYKVVGTFLFGGAISQSLTDLAKYMIGRLRPNFLAVCNPDWSKVNCSIYVQLENVCRGESRNVTESRLSFYSGHSSFGMYCMMFLALYVQARLVGKWARLLRPTIQFFLLAFAIYVGYTRVSDYKHHWSDVLAGLLQGALIAILIVRYVSDFFKHRPPRQCDEKDPERKPSLPLTLSDSDRNHYSYAGAP, encoded by the exons ATGGAACGCAGGAAAGTCTTCGTGGTGCTCGACGTGCTCTGCGTGGTGGTCG CATCTCTGCCCTTTGTCATCCTGACGCTGGTGAACTCCCCATACAAACGAGGCTTCTACTGCAACGATGACTCCATCCGCTACCCCTACAAGGCAGACACCATCACCCATGGCCTCATGGCTGGGGTCACCATCACCTGCACCGTTCTCATT ATCTCCTCGGGGGAGGCATACCTGGTCTACACAGAGCGCCTCTACTCCAAGTCGGAGTACAACAACTACCTGGCTGCCCTCTACAAGGTGGTGGGGACCTTTCTTTTCGGGGGGGCCATCAGCCAGTCCCTCACTGACCTGGCCAAGTACATGATCGGCCGCCTCCGGCCCAACTTCTTGGCGGTTTGCAACCCCGACTGGTCCAAGGTGAACTGCTCCATCTATGTGCAGCTGGAGAACGTCTGCCGAGGGGAGAGCAGGAACGTCACCGAGTCCAG GTTGTCCTTCTACTCCGGGCACTCCTCCTTTGGGATGTACTGCATGATGTTCCTGGCg CTGTATGTGCAAGCCAGGCTGGTGGGGAAGTGGGCCCGGCTGCTGCGTCCCACCATCCAGTTCTTCCTCCTCGCCTTCGCCATCTACGTGGGCTACACGCGGGTGTCTGACTACAAGCACCACTGGAGCGATGTGCTGGCCGGGCTGCTCCAGGGCGCGCTCATCGCCATCCTCATC GTTCGCTACGTGTCCGACTTCTTCAAGCACCGTCCACCCCGGCAGTGCGACGAGAAGGACCCGGAGCGCAAACCCAGCCTGCCGCTAACCCTGAGCGACAGCGACCGCAATCACTACAGCTACGCGGGCGCCCCGTGA